One part of the Nocardioides zeae genome encodes these proteins:
- a CDS encoding Rossmann-like and DUF2520 domain-containing protein has product MPCPRRVGVIGAGRVGAVIAAALAHAGHEVVAASGESDASRDRAADLLPGVPLLKPSAVARAADLLLLTVPDDMLGNVVEVLAASGAIRPGQVVLHTSGRHGLAALEPARLAGAPVVALHPAMTFTGTATDLPRVAACAYGATAAPADRPVVEQLVADLGGRVVWVPEERRALYHAALAHGANHLVTLVAEAREILAASADGVTDPADVLRPLLEAALDNALRSGDAALTGPVVRGDVGTVATHLDEIGREAPQALASYRTLARATVGRAATDGRLLPIRAARLLQEIDGATHDAAQPGPESIR; this is encoded by the coding sequence ATGCCCTGCCCACGCCGCGTGGGCGTCATCGGCGCCGGCCGTGTCGGCGCCGTCATCGCGGCCGCCCTCGCGCACGCCGGCCACGAGGTCGTCGCCGCCTCCGGCGAGTCCGACGCCTCCCGCGACCGCGCCGCGGACCTCCTCCCCGGAGTCCCCCTCCTCAAGCCCTCGGCCGTCGCACGCGCCGCGGACCTCCTGCTGCTCACCGTGCCCGACGACATGCTCGGGAACGTCGTGGAGGTGCTCGCCGCGAGCGGTGCGATCCGTCCCGGCCAGGTCGTCCTCCACACCTCGGGCCGCCACGGCCTGGCGGCACTCGAGCCGGCCCGCCTCGCCGGCGCCCCAGTTGTCGCGCTCCACCCGGCGATGACCTTCACCGGCACCGCGACGGACCTGCCCCGCGTCGCGGCGTGCGCGTACGGCGCGACCGCGGCCCCCGCCGACCGTCCCGTCGTCGAGCAGCTCGTGGCCGACCTCGGGGGTCGCGTCGTCTGGGTGCCGGAGGAGCGGCGCGCGCTCTACCACGCCGCGCTCGCCCACGGCGCCAACCACCTCGTCACGCTGGTCGCGGAGGCGCGCGAGATCCTCGCCGCGAGCGCGGACGGCGTCACCGACCCCGCCGACGTGCTCCGTCCCCTGCTCGAGGCCGCCCTCGACAACGCGCTCCGCTCCGGGGACGCGGCCCTGACCGGCCCGGTCGTCCGCGGCGACGTCGGCACGGTGGCGACCCACCTCGACGAGATCGGTCGGGAGGCCCCGCAGGCCCTGGCCTCCTACCGCACGCTGGCGCGCGCGACCGTCGGGCGCGCCGCCACCGACGGGCGCCTGCTCCCGATCCGCGCCGCGCGCCTCCTGCAGGAGATCGACGGCGCCACCCACGACGCCGCCCAGCCCGGTCCGGAGAGCATCCGTTGA
- a CDS encoding GNAT family N-acetyltransferase has product MLFAWAEGQAREVGAARGLAVQQIDTGAFADDPRQHAWLAGAGFDRVRSWWQMSRPVTPAEAGLVPDPERWEKNGVLFRAVGSADDGMPDEADLRAVHEVLEGAFTDHFNSREETFAEFVHRLRQDPGHRWDHWWLAEIVDAGAPVAAGALVATESISDDGPNGSYVDYLGVLSNARGRGVAKGLLHTVIADAAARDRDRVGLEVDADSPTGADGLYTSMGWTTAYMTQSWHKDVPVATPGADA; this is encoded by the coding sequence GTGCTCTTCGCGTGGGCCGAGGGCCAGGCCCGCGAGGTGGGAGCCGCTCGCGGGCTCGCGGTCCAGCAGATCGACACCGGCGCGTTCGCCGACGACCCGCGCCAGCACGCCTGGCTGGCCGGGGCGGGCTTCGACCGGGTGCGGTCGTGGTGGCAGATGAGCCGCCCCGTGACGCCGGCGGAGGCCGGGCTGGTGCCCGACCCCGAGCGCTGGGAGAAGAACGGCGTGCTGTTCCGGGCCGTCGGCAGCGCCGACGACGGGATGCCCGACGAGGCCGACCTCCGCGCCGTGCACGAGGTGCTCGAAGGTGCCTTCACCGACCACTTCAACTCGCGCGAGGAGACCTTCGCGGAGTTCGTCCACCGGCTGCGCCAGGACCCGGGGCACCGGTGGGACCACTGGTGGCTGGCCGAGATCGTCGACGCGGGTGCTCCGGTGGCGGCCGGTGCGCTGGTCGCGACCGAGAGCATCTCCGACGACGGGCCGAACGGGTCCTACGTGGACTACCTCGGCGTGCTCTCCAACGCCCGCGGCCGGGGCGTGGCGAAGGGCCTCCTCCACACGGTCATCGCCGACGCCGCGGCGCGGGACCGCGACCGGGTCGGGCTGGAGGTCGACGCCGACTCGCCCACGGGTGCCGACGGGCTCTACACGTCGATGGGGTGGACCACGGCGTACATGACGCAGTCCTGGCACAAGGACGTCCCGGTGGCGACGCCGGGCGCGGACGCCTGA
- a CDS encoding DUF3180 domain-containing protein, translating to MTRGSSGVTTSSSPTPPDGGDAPGGTGGPGGTGGTGGTGEPDGSRLGPVSPAALTAFLVVGLVGGWLLRRLGRSLGVEVPPVSWTQVLLLVLVAAILAGTAWFTRRTVERARADLLAHQAVNRLVLARACALVGALLVGGYVGHAVSWLGSPSYVAGERLTRSLVAAVAAGAVLAASLLLERACRVPAEPPAP from the coding sequence GTGACCAGGGGCTCCAGCGGCGTGACGACCTCGTCCTCGCCAACCCCGCCTGACGGAGGCGACGCCCCCGGGGGCACCGGAGGCCCCGGGGGCACCGGGGGCACCGGGGGCACCGGGGAGCCCGACGGCTCGCGGCTCGGACCCGTCTCGCCGGCGGCGCTGACGGCCTTCCTCGTCGTCGGTCTCGTCGGCGGATGGTTGCTCCGTCGGCTGGGTCGATCGCTGGGCGTGGAGGTCCCGCCGGTGAGCTGGACGCAGGTGCTGCTCCTCGTGCTGGTGGCCGCGATCCTGGCGGGCACCGCCTGGTTCACGCGTCGCACCGTGGAGCGCGCCCGCGCCGACCTGCTCGCCCACCAGGCCGTCAACCGGCTGGTGCTGGCGCGCGCGTGCGCGCTGGTGGGGGCCCTGCTGGTGGGCGGCTACGTGGGGCACGCGGTCAGCTGGCTCGGCTCCCCGTCGTACGTCGCGGGGGAGCGCCTCACCCGCAGCCTCGTGGCCGCGGTGGCCGCCGGGGCCGTGCTGGCCGCGTCGTTGCTGCTCGAACGGGCGTGTCGCGTCCCCGCGGAGCCGCCTGCTCCCTAG
- the folK gene encoding 2-amino-4-hydroxy-6-hydroxymethyldihydropteridine diphosphokinase translates to MTETPNPHIIDADTLTGEMRPIRRTVVSLGSNLGDRFANLQGAVDALADTPEVWITNVSAVYESEPLGAPAGSDTFLNAVVLFDTTLSAARLIDRMQAIEDAFGRERDGVVNAPRTLDVDLIVVGDRRSNEPWLQLPHPRAAERAFVLQPWYDLEPDAEIPDHGRVADLLGATGDQGLQRRDDLVLANPA, encoded by the coding sequence GTGACCGAGACTCCGAACCCTCACATCATCGACGCGGACACCCTGACCGGGGAGATGCGACCCATCCGCCGCACGGTGGTCTCGTTGGGGTCCAACCTCGGCGACCGGTTCGCGAACCTGCAGGGTGCGGTGGACGCGCTGGCGGACACCCCCGAGGTGTGGATCACCAACGTCTCCGCGGTCTACGAGTCCGAGCCGCTGGGTGCGCCCGCGGGCTCCGACACCTTCTTGAACGCGGTCGTCCTCTTCGACACGACCCTCTCCGCCGCGCGTCTCATCGACCGCATGCAGGCCATCGAGGACGCCTTCGGCCGCGAGCGCGACGGCGTCGTCAACGCGCCCCGCACGCTCGACGTCGACCTCATCGTCGTCGGCGACCGGCGCAGCAACGAGCCGTGGCTGCAGCTGCCCCACCCGCGTGCTGCGGAGCGGGCGTTCGTCCTGCAGCCGTGGTACGACCTCGAGCCCGACGCCGAGATCCCCGACCACGGTCGCGTCGCCGACCTGCTCGGCGCGACCGGTGACCAGGGGCTCCAGCGGCGTGACGACCTCGTCCTCGCCAACCCCGCCTGA
- the folB gene encoding dihydroneopterin aldolase, translating to MTDELAVRGIECWAHHGVFPDERREGQRFVVDLVLGLDTAPAAASDDLHDTVDYGSLTMAVKAAVESDPVDLVETVVQRIADVVLLERRVEWVRVTLHKPDAPIPTTFTDVALTIERKRGPR from the coding sequence GTGACCGACGAGCTGGCCGTGCGGGGCATCGAGTGCTGGGCGCACCACGGCGTCTTCCCCGACGAGCGGCGCGAGGGCCAGCGGTTCGTGGTGGACCTCGTGCTGGGGCTCGACACGGCTCCCGCGGCGGCGTCCGACGACTTGCACGACACGGTCGACTACGGAAGTCTCACCATGGCGGTGAAGGCCGCCGTGGAGTCCGATCCCGTCGATCTGGTCGAGACGGTGGTCCAGCGCATCGCTGACGTGGTGCTGTTGGAACGTCGTGTTGAATGGGTCCGGGTGACCCTCCACAAGCCTGACGCACCCATCCCCACGACGTTCACCGACGTGGCGCTGACGATCGAACGGAAACGAGGCCCAAGGTGA
- the folP gene encoding dihydropteroate synthase — translation MGVVNVTPDSFSDGGRWADPERAVAHGLALVADGADLLDIGGESTRPGATRPLLAEELDRVVPVIRELAVAGVTVSVDTMRAEVAEAALAAGATVVNDVSGGLADPRVLAVTAEAGATYVAMHWRAHADRMTDFADYPRGVVTEVAEELAVRRDAALAAGIAPERLVLDPGLGFAKGAHHNWELLAGLGRLDGLGHRLLVGASRKTFLGRLLAGPEGPRPVDGREHATAALTLMLAEAGVWCVRVHDVRASRDVLAVREAWRGAADGAAGPDASTTGEEQA, via the coding sequence ATGGGCGTCGTCAACGTCACGCCCGACTCCTTCTCCGACGGTGGCCGCTGGGCCGATCCCGAGCGCGCGGTCGCGCACGGTCTCGCGCTGGTGGCCGACGGCGCCGACCTCCTCGACATCGGGGGCGAGTCGACCCGCCCGGGCGCGACCCGACCGCTGCTGGCCGAGGAGCTCGACCGCGTCGTCCCCGTCATCCGCGAGCTCGCCGTCGCCGGCGTCACCGTCTCGGTGGACACCATGCGCGCGGAGGTCGCCGAGGCGGCCCTCGCCGCCGGCGCCACCGTCGTCAACGACGTCTCGGGCGGCCTGGCCGACCCCCGCGTGCTCGCCGTGACCGCGGAGGCGGGTGCGACGTACGTGGCCATGCACTGGCGCGCGCACGCCGACCGCATGACCGACTTCGCGGACTACCCGCGGGGCGTGGTGACGGAGGTGGCCGAGGAGCTGGCGGTACGCCGCGACGCCGCCCTCGCCGCCGGCATCGCGCCCGAGCGGCTGGTGCTCGACCCCGGCCTGGGCTTCGCGAAGGGCGCGCACCACAACTGGGAGCTGCTCGCGGGGCTCGGGCGGCTCGACGGGCTGGGCCACCGCCTGCTCGTCGGCGCGAGCCGGAAGACCTTCCTCGGCCGGCTGCTGGCGGGACCCGAGGGGCCGCGTCCGGTGGACGGACGCGAGCACGCGACCGCCGCGCTGACCCTCATGCTGGCGGAGGCCGGGGTGTGGTGCGTGCGCGTGCACGACGTGCGCGCGAGCCGCGACGTGCTCGCGGTGCGCGAGGCGTGGCGCGGGGCAGCGGACGGGGCAGCGGGTCCCGACGCGAGCACGACGGGGGAGGAGCAGGCGTGA
- the folE gene encoding GTP cyclohydrolase I FolE, with product MSHPDPAERPDYDHDRAEAAIRELLFAIGEDPDREGLQQTPARVARAYAELTAGLRQQPEDVLTTTFDIGHDEMVLVRDIELWSMCEHHLVPFTGVAHVGYIPSASGKITGLSKLARLVDVYAKRPQVQERLTTQVADALMRILEPRGCIVVIEAEHLCMTMRGVRKAGARTLTSAVRGQMHDPTTRSEAMALIHSPRR from the coding sequence GTGTCCCACCCCGACCCGGCCGAGCGTCCCGACTACGACCACGACCGCGCCGAGGCCGCCATCCGCGAGCTGTTGTTCGCTATCGGCGAGGACCCCGACCGCGAGGGCCTGCAGCAGACGCCGGCCCGCGTGGCGCGGGCCTACGCGGAGCTCACCGCCGGGCTGCGTCAGCAGCCGGAGGACGTGCTGACCACGACGTTCGACATCGGGCACGACGAGATGGTCCTCGTGCGCGACATCGAGCTCTGGAGCATGTGCGAGCACCACCTCGTCCCCTTCACGGGCGTGGCGCACGTGGGCTACATCCCGTCGGCGAGCGGCAAGATCACGGGTCTCTCGAAGCTGGCCCGCCTGGTCGACGTCTACGCGAAGCGCCCGCAGGTGCAGGAGCGGCTCACGACGCAGGTGGCCGACGCCCTCATGCGGATCCTCGAGCCGCGCGGCTGCATCGTCGTCATCGAGGCCGAGCACCTCTGCATGACGATGCGCGGGGTGCGCAAGGCGGGCGCGCGCACGCTGACCTCGGCGGTCCGGGGCCAGATGCACGACCCGACCACGCGGTCGGAGGCCATGGCGCTGATCCACAGCCCGCGCCGCTGA
- the hpt gene encoding hypoxanthine phosphoribosyltransferase yields the protein MDASSVENDLVNILFTEEEILAKLEEMARRIEADYEGKELLVVGVLRGAIMVMADLSRALERHVETDWMAVSSYGSGTKSSGVVRILKDLDTDISGKHVLVVDEIIDTGLTLSWLISNLSSRAPASVEIATLLRKPEALAMPVTPKYVGWDIPNEFVVGYGLDYQERYRNLRCIGTLAPHVYS from the coding sequence GTGGACGCCTCCTCCGTCGAGAACGACCTGGTCAACATCCTCTTCACCGAGGAGGAGATCCTCGCGAAGCTCGAGGAGATGGCCCGCCGCATCGAGGCCGACTACGAGGGCAAGGAGCTCCTCGTCGTCGGCGTGCTCCGCGGCGCGATCATGGTGATGGCCGACCTCTCCCGCGCCCTCGAGCGCCACGTGGAGACCGACTGGATGGCCGTGTCGTCCTACGGGTCGGGCACCAAGTCGAGCGGTGTCGTGCGGATCCTCAAGGACCTCGACACCGACATCTCCGGCAAGCACGTGCTCGTCGTCGACGAGATCATCGACACGGGCCTCACGCTGAGCTGGCTGATCTCCAACCTGTCGAGCCGCGCCCCGGCGAGCGTCGAGATCGCGACCCTGCTCCGCAAGCCGGAGGCGCTGGCGATGCCCGTGACGCCGAAGTACGTCGGGTGGGACATCCCCAACGAGTTCGTCGTGGGCTACGGGCTCGACTACCAGGAGCGGTACCGCAACCTCCGCTGCATCGGGACCCTCGCGCCCCACGTCTACTCCTGA
- the tilS gene encoding tRNA lysidine(34) synthetase TilS — protein sequence MTLPPAVAAVRSAVRRVLEAERPPTVVVACSGGADSLALLAATVFVARTARDATGTHVVGTVVDHGLQEGSAEHTARVVEQMAALGADETFSATVSVGSAGLGVEAAAREARYAVLGQVAATVEAPVVLLGHTLDDQAETVLLGLARGSGGRSIAGMRRGFDVFRRPLLDVTRAEAEAACVAEGIAWWTDPHNSDPRFLRARVRTEVLPVLAEVLNPRVRHNLARTADLLQDDLVALEEVADAAYDDVVSGRDLATEVDLTGLATLPRAIAGRVLRRAALAAGARDAELFAVHVDALARLADAPGGAAVQLPGHVTAERRGSVVRFRPTA from the coding sequence GTGACGCTCCCGCCGGCGGTGGCGGCGGTGCGCTCCGCCGTACGCCGCGTGCTCGAGGCCGAGCGGCCGCCGACGGTGGTCGTCGCGTGCAGCGGGGGCGCCGACTCCCTGGCGCTGCTGGCGGCCACCGTGTTCGTCGCCCGCACCGCGCGCGACGCGACCGGCACCCACGTCGTCGGCACCGTCGTCGACCACGGCCTGCAGGAGGGCTCGGCCGAGCACACCGCGCGCGTCGTGGAGCAGATGGCGGCGCTGGGTGCCGACGAGACGTTCTCGGCGACGGTCAGCGTCGGGTCCGCCGGGCTCGGGGTGGAGGCGGCGGCGCGGGAGGCGCGGTACGCCGTGCTCGGCCAGGTCGCCGCGACCGTCGAGGCTCCGGTGGTCCTGCTCGGGCACACGCTGGACGACCAGGCGGAGACGGTGCTGCTGGGTCTGGCCCGCGGCTCGGGCGGGCGCTCCATCGCGGGGATGCGCCGCGGCTTCGACGTGTTCCGGCGCCCGCTGCTCGACGTGACCCGCGCCGAGGCGGAGGCGGCCTGCGTCGCCGAGGGCATCGCCTGGTGGACCGACCCCCACAACAGCGACCCGCGCTTCCTGCGGGCCCGGGTGCGCACCGAGGTGCTGCCGGTGCTCGCCGAGGTGCTGAACCCGCGGGTGCGCCACAACCTCGCGCGCACCGCGGACCTCCTCCAGGACGACCTGGTGGCGCTCGAGGAGGTCGCCGACGCGGCGTACGACGACGTCGTGAGCGGACGCGACCTCGCCACGGAGGTCGACCTCACGGGCCTGGCGACCCTCCCGCGGGCCATCGCCGGCCGGGTGCTGCGGCGCGCGGCGCTGGCGGCGGGGGCGCGGGACGCGGAGCTGTTCGCCGTGCACGTCGACGCGCTCGCCCGGCTCGCCGACGCCCCCGGGGGAGCGGCGGTGCAGCTCCCGGGCCACGTCACGGCGGAGCGCCGGGGGAGCGTCGTGCGGTTCCGTCCGACGGCCTGA
- a CDS encoding zinc-dependent metalloprotease produces the protein MTSSPGAAIDWDLAARLGSRLAPPAPDVPAAQVAETVTALRSDAARSTELVADFTGLVAPPHAAPVLVVDRPRWIEANTQSFAVMMEPFLARLAERSAEGALQPPAVVRRATTAVGSRVTGAELGVLLGFLSGKVLGQFDPFAPADVAPDGRLLLVAPNVWQVAEDIGARHADFRLWVCLHEETHRVQFTAVPWLREHLRAQVDALAGTLDPTSVLEDGLSRVVDAVRNGARGSLVDLLGSPEQRAIIDRVTGVMSLLEGHADVVMDGVGPSVIPSVRRIRKAFEQRRDGLGFLDRLVRRMIGLDAKMAQYRDGAAFVRHVVDRVGMEDFNAVWATPDHLPSKAEIADPAAWVARVRG, from the coding sequence ATGACCTCCTCCCCGGGCGCGGCCATCGACTGGGACCTCGCCGCCCGTCTCGGCTCGCGGCTCGCACCCCCGGCCCCCGACGTCCCCGCGGCCCAGGTCGCGGAGACCGTGACGGCGCTGCGGTCCGACGCGGCGCGCTCCACGGAGCTGGTGGCCGACTTCACGGGGCTCGTCGCGCCGCCCCACGCGGCGCCGGTGCTGGTGGTGGACCGACCCCGCTGGATCGAGGCCAACACCCAGAGCTTCGCCGTCATGATGGAGCCGTTCCTGGCGCGGCTGGCCGAGCGGAGCGCGGAGGGCGCCCTCCAGCCGCCCGCCGTGGTGCGCCGAGCCACGACCGCCGTGGGCTCCCGGGTGACGGGCGCGGAGCTGGGGGTGCTGCTGGGCTTCCTCTCCGGCAAGGTCCTCGGGCAGTTCGATCCCTTCGCGCCCGCCGACGTCGCGCCCGACGGTCGCCTGCTGCTCGTCGCGCCCAACGTCTGGCAGGTGGCCGAGGACATCGGCGCCCGCCACGCCGACTTCCGCCTCTGGGTCTGCCTGCACGAGGAGACCCACCGGGTGCAGTTCACCGCGGTGCCCTGGCTGCGCGAGCACCTGCGCGCCCAGGTGGACGCGCTCGCGGGCACCCTCGACCCGACGTCGGTGCTCGAGGACGGGCTGTCCCGTGTCGTCGACGCCGTCCGCAACGGCGCCCGCGGGTCGCTCGTCGACCTGCTGGGCTCGCCGGAGCAGCGCGCGATCATCGACCGGGTCACCGGCGTCATGTCGCTGCTGGAGGGCCACGCGGACGTCGTCATGGACGGCGTCGGCCCGTCCGTGATCCCCTCGGTGCGGCGCATCCGCAAGGCCTTCGAGCAGCGGCGCGACGGGCTCGGGTTCCTCGACCGGCTCGTGCGGCGGATGATCGGCCTCGACGCGAAGATGGCGCAGTACCGCGACGGCGCCGCCTTCGTCCGCCACGTCGTCGACCGCGTCGGCATGGAGGACTTCAACGCCGTCTGGGCGACGCCCGACCACCTGCCGTCCAAGGCCGAGATCGCCGACCCCGCCGCCTGGGTCGCGCGCGTGCGCGGGTGA
- the dacB gene encoding D-alanyl-D-alanine carboxypeptidase/D-alanyl-D-alanine endopeptidase: MAKGTRRRRGVKVPLLVVLVLVLLGGAGAGAWRLGLADRWLGDPDDRTGDPAAVAAPEGLDLPPVEEPDPLLAEVDATAGALDPEALRAALSPQLADDDLGPRVGVAVAPLSGADPWTAGVPQVVPASTTKVLTSVAALKTLGPDHTFTTEVVDAGPAAPTDGAADGATDGATDGATDGATDGATDAVHRIVLVGGGDPLLTREPVPTERPSRYGFGPSLRALATATAAALTEAGQTQVQLSYDASLFTGPGINPVWPASYVPDDVVAPIVALTSDRGYDDEGDPLADPAAATAAWFAGALAGAGITVVGEPSTGLAGNSPRLAAVESAPLGEIVEHLLAVSDNETTEVLAHHVGLEVEGSGSFEGGAAGVRRVLADLGVDLGPDVLTDGSGLSRENLLAPSTLIAVLAVASSPDHPELRHVLSGLPVAGFSGSLTNRFTTADPAGLGSVRAKTGTLTGVQGLAGVVQDATGEPLLFVVVADGVDPAAALDAREAIDRTAAALAACVCTTTASTGTPTEPPTDDPTDDPTDDPTDDPTGTPGAGDGAATATGRDVLSPA, translated from the coding sequence GTGGCGAAGGGCACGCGGCGCAGGCGGGGCGTCAAGGTCCCCCTCCTCGTCGTGCTCGTGCTGGTCCTCCTGGGAGGCGCCGGCGCCGGGGCGTGGAGGCTCGGACTGGCCGACCGGTGGCTGGGCGACCCCGACGACCGGACGGGTGACCCGGCGGCGGTGGCCGCGCCCGAGGGCCTCGACCTGCCCCCGGTCGAGGAGCCCGACCCGCTCCTGGCGGAGGTCGACGCCACCGCCGGCGCCCTCGATCCCGAAGCCCTCCGGGCCGCCCTGTCCCCGCAGCTCGCCGACGACGACCTGGGTCCGCGGGTGGGGGTGGCGGTGGCGCCGCTGAGCGGCGCCGACCCCTGGACGGCGGGCGTGCCGCAGGTCGTCCCGGCCTCGACCACCAAGGTCCTCACCTCGGTCGCGGCCCTCAAGACCCTCGGCCCCGACCACACCTTCACCACCGAGGTCGTCGACGCCGGCCCCGCCGCGCCGACCGACGGCGCCGCCGACGGCGCCACCGACGGCGCCACCGACGGCGCCACCGACGGCGCCACCGACGGCGCCACCGACGCGGTGCACCGCATCGTGCTCGTCGGCGGCGGCGACCCGCTCCTCACCCGCGAGCCGGTGCCGACGGAGCGGCCCTCGCGCTACGGGTTCGGACCGTCGCTGCGCGCGCTCGCCACCGCCACGGCCGCGGCGCTCACGGAGGCGGGGCAGACGCAGGTGCAGCTGTCCTACGACGCGAGCCTGTTCACCGGTCCCGGCATCAACCCCGTCTGGCCCGCGTCCTACGTCCCCGACGACGTCGTCGCGCCGATCGTGGCGCTGACGTCCGACCGGGGGTACGACGACGAGGGCGACCCGCTCGCCGACCCCGCAGCCGCGACGGCCGCCTGGTTCGCGGGTGCGCTGGCGGGGGCGGGCATCACGGTCGTCGGCGAGCCGTCGACCGGCCTGGCGGGCAACAGCCCGCGCCTGGCCGCCGTGGAGAGCGCGCCGCTCGGCGAGATCGTCGAGCACCTGCTCGCCGTGAGCGACAACGAGACCACCGAGGTGCTCGCCCACCACGTCGGGCTCGAGGTCGAGGGGTCCGGGTCGTTCGAGGGCGGTGCGGCGGGGGTACGCCGCGTGCTCGCCGACCTCGGCGTGGACCTGGGGCCCGACGTCCTCACCGACGGCAGCGGCCTGTCGCGGGAGAACCTGCTCGCGCCGAGCACGCTCATCGCGGTGCTGGCCGTCGCGTCCTCGCCCGACCACCCCGAGCTGCGCCACGTGCTCAGCGGCCTGCCGGTCGCGGGCTTCTCCGGCTCGCTCACCAACCGGTTCACGACGGCCGACCCGGCCGGGCTCGGCTCCGTCCGCGCCAAGACGGGCACCCTGACGGGCGTCCAGGGCCTCGCGGGGGTCGTCCAGGACGCCACGGGCGAGCCCCTCCTGTTCGTCGTCGTCGCCGACGGGGTGGACCCGGCAGCCGCGCTCGACGCCCGCGAGGCGATCGACCGCACGGCCGCCGCGCTGGCGGCCTGCGTGTGCACGACGACGGCGTCCACCGGGACGCCCACCGAGCCGCCGACCGACGACCCGACCGACGACCCGACCGACGACCCGACCGACGACCCGACCGGCACACCGGGGGCCGGCGACGGCGCCGCGACCGCCACCGGCCGCGACGTACTGTCACCGGCATGA
- a CDS encoding inorganic diphosphatase, which produces MLEFDVLVEIPKGERNKYEVDHHSGRLRLDRTLFTATQYPTDYGYIEDTLGQDGDPLDAMVILLQPTFPGCLIKARAIGMFRMTDEAGGDDKVLCVPADDPRYSHYKDLGDVSNFDLLEIKHFFEVYKALEPNKSVEGADWVGAEAAQAEVAASFQRFKDNGSKY; this is translated from the coding sequence GTGCTCGAGTTCGACGTACTCGTGGAGATCCCCAAGGGCGAGCGGAACAAGTACGAGGTGGACCACCACAGTGGCCGCCTCCGTCTCGACCGCACGCTGTTCACCGCGACGCAGTACCCGACCGACTACGGCTACATCGAGGACACCCTCGGCCAGGACGGCGACCCGCTCGACGCGATGGTCATCCTCCTCCAGCCGACCTTCCCCGGCTGCCTCATCAAGGCCCGCGCGATCGGCATGTTCCGCATGACCGACGAGGCCGGCGGCGACGACAAGGTCCTGTGCGTGCCCGCGGACGACCCGCGCTACAGCCACTACAAGGACCTCGGCGACGTGTCGAACTTCGACCTCCTCGAGATCAAGCACTTCTTCGAGGTCTACAAGGCGCTCGAGCCCAACAAGTCCGTCGAGGGCGCTGACTGGGTCGGCGCCGAGGCCGCGCAGGCCGAGGTGGCGGCGTCGTTCCAGCGGTTCAAGGACAACGGCAGCAAGTACTGA
- a CDS encoding class I SAM-dependent methyltransferase yields MSLRDAVSRLRGLAGGWADDPAWAHVYSYSVDHPRVGVPGWRLAVGSDLRLLLAAADETGTLPAGSRVLDVPCGSGVALRGVRPGQGIEYVAADLAPAMLARTQRTAERLGVADQVRLLEADVTALPLPDDHVDRVLSLTGLHCFPDPHAAFVEMTRVLRPGGTLLGSAVLTDTGRRWEGVRRVGRASGLIGPMCSSGDLRRWAEDAGLEGFSVRPSGALAYFRGVLAGAAA; encoded by the coding sequence GTGAGCCTGCGCGACGCGGTGAGCCGCCTGCGGGGGCTCGCCGGGGGCTGGGCGGACGACCCCGCGTGGGCGCACGTCTACAGCTACTCCGTCGACCACCCGCGCGTCGGCGTCCCCGGGTGGCGCCTGGCCGTCGGGTCCGACCTCCGGCTGCTGCTCGCGGCGGCCGACGAGACCGGCACCCTGCCCGCCGGCTCGCGCGTGCTCGACGTGCCGTGCGGCTCGGGCGTCGCGCTGCGGGGCGTGCGGCCCGGCCAGGGGATCGAGTACGTCGCGGCCGACCTGGCGCCGGCCATGCTCGCGCGCACGCAGCGCACCGCCGAGCGGCTCGGCGTCGCCGACCAGGTGAGGCTGCTCGAGGCGGACGTGACGGCGCTGCCGTTGCCCGACGACCACGTCGACCGGGTGCTCAGCCTGACGGGGCTGCACTGCTTCCCCGACCCGCACGCGGCGTTCGTCGAGATGACGCGGGTGCTCCGCCCCGGTGGCACCCTCCTCGGCTCGGCGGTGCTCACCGACACCGGACGCCGCTGGGAGGGCGTACGCCGCGTGGGCCGCGCCAGCGGGCTCATCGGGCCGATGTGCTCGTCGGGCGACCTGCGCCGGTGGGCCGAGGACGCGGGGCTCGAGGGGTTCTCGGTGCGGCCGTCCGGAGCGCTGGCGTACTTCCGCGGCGTGCTGGCGGGCGCCGCTGCCTGA